In a single window of the Pseudodesulfovibrio profundus genome:
- a CDS encoding potassium channel family protein → MKFIPSQLLYFFHDRRAQRNLNTLIRFVLILSFFIALYSFLFHVIMEMEGQYYSWITGFYWTLTVMSTLGFGDITFTSDLGKLFSLCVLMSGIVFLLVMLPFTFIQFFYAPFLEAQSKSRAARELPKDTTGHLIITGSDRIALSLASRVRQFNYQYCILVDEVNHALELVDQGYKAVVGDADNPETYSLLRADQAAMVVLLSDDMKNTNAAFTLREVAADVQVVANADSEESVDILQLAGASHVLQFMNMLGEMLARRTLGTGTRSNIIGTISQLNIAEAPALDTPLVGKTVKNCGLRDATGMNIVGLWEHGHLVPARPDTVISSKAIMILAGTEQQLKTYDKFVGEAPPMEAPVLILGGGRVGQAAAAVLEQRNIDYKIVEKNPKLIYDDIHYIHGSASDLDVLKAAGIDSAPSVFVTTHNDDLNIYLTIYCRRLRPDIQIISRATFDRNITVLHKAGADLVMSYATMAANTIINLLSPGKVMTLTEGLNIFRVEVGPSLAGKTLLGSNIRDDTGCNVIALSRGEEMEINPDPNVKLTEGTSLLVIGAAEDERRFLDKYQA, encoded by the coding sequence ATGAAATTCATACCTTCCCAGTTGCTGTACTTTTTTCATGACCGTCGTGCGCAACGCAATCTGAATACCCTCATCAGGTTTGTCCTGATTCTGTCATTTTTCATCGCCCTCTACAGCTTCCTGTTCCATGTGATAATGGAAATGGAAGGACAATATTATTCCTGGATTACAGGTTTTTATTGGACGCTGACGGTCATGTCCACGCTCGGCTTCGGCGATATCACCTTCACCTCCGATCTGGGCAAGCTCTTCTCGCTCTGTGTACTCATGTCAGGCATTGTCTTTTTGCTGGTGATGCTGCCGTTCACCTTCATTCAATTTTTCTACGCGCCCTTCCTTGAGGCCCAGAGCAAATCGAGGGCTGCCAGAGAGCTGCCCAAGGATACGACGGGCCACCTGATCATCACCGGCTCCGACAGGATCGCACTCAGCCTTGCGTCGCGAGTCAGGCAGTTCAACTATCAGTATTGCATTCTGGTCGATGAAGTGAACCACGCCCTGGAGCTGGTTGACCAAGGATATAAAGCGGTGGTGGGCGATGCCGACAATCCCGAGACATATTCCCTGCTACGCGCCGATCAGGCGGCCATGGTTGTGCTTTTGAGCGATGACATGAAGAACACCAACGCCGCCTTCACCCTTCGCGAGGTAGCTGCGGATGTGCAGGTCGTGGCCAACGCCGACTCCGAGGAATCCGTCGACATCCTGCAACTGGCAGGGGCAAGCCACGTGCTCCAATTCATGAACATGCTCGGCGAGATGCTTGCACGGCGAACACTGGGAACCGGCACCCGCAGCAACATCATCGGCACCATCAGCCAGCTCAACATAGCCGAAGCGCCTGCTCTGGATACCCCGCTGGTAGGTAAAACAGTCAAGAACTGCGGACTGCGCGACGCCACCGGCATGAATATCGTCGGCCTGTGGGAGCATGGGCATCTGGTCCCTGCCCGCCCCGACACTGTCATCAGCTCAAAAGCCATTATGATTCTGGCTGGAACCGAACAACAGCTGAAGACCTATGACAAGTTTGTTGGCGAGGCACCACCCATGGAAGCCCCTGTGCTCATTCTCGGTGGGGGGCGTGTAGGCCAAGCCGCGGCGGCAGTGCTCGAACAGCGTAATATCGACTACAAGATCGTGGAGAAGAACCCCAAACTCATTTACGACGACATACACTACATTCATGGCAGCGCCTCGGATCTCGACGTGCTGAAGGCCGCCGGCATCGATAGCGCCCCCTCTGTATTCGTCACCACGCACAACGACGATCTGAACATCTACCTGACAATTTACTGCAGGCGGCTTAGGCCGGACATCCAGATCATCAGCCGGGCGACGTTCGACAGAAACATCACCGTCCTGCACAAAGCCGGGGCCGATCTGGTCATGTCGTACGCCACCATGGCCGCCAATACGATCATCAACCTGCTGAGCCCGGGCAAGGTCATGACACTGACCGAGGGGCTGAATATCTTCCGTGTTGAGGTAGGACCTTCCCTTGCAGGCAAAACGCTGCTTGGAAGCAATATTCGCGACGATACAGGCTGCAACGTGATCGCTCTGTCGCGCGGAGAAGAGATGGAGATCAACCCGGACCCAAATGTCAAGCTGACCGAAGGCACCTCGCTGCTTGTCATTGGTGCAGCTGAAGATGAGCGCCGTTTTCTGGATAAATATCAGGCGTAA
- a CDS encoding zinc ribbon domain-containing protein, whose protein sequence is MSKKSEPNRNKIPPIGWVELIAGAMLVLFGASLINDPVVSFKGGVEADISPFNVPAAAVSIGIGLYLLWNSMSKTVPDETTCPKCGEVFSSDDTSVGNCPSCGSKLRK, encoded by the coding sequence ATGAGTAAAAAAAGTGAGCCAAACAGAAACAAGATCCCACCAATCGGCTGGGTGGAATTAATCGCTGGAGCAATGCTAGTCCTATTTGGAGCAAGCTTGATTAATGACCCTGTAGTGTCATTTAAGGGCGGTGTTGAAGCAGATATCAGTCCATTCAATGTGCCTGCTGCCGCAGTATCCATAGGGATAGGTCTCTACCTGTTGTGGAACTCCATGTCGAAAACTGTTCCCGACGAGACGACTTGTCCGAAGTGCGGAGAAGTTTTTAGTTCGGATGACACATCTGTTGGGAACTGCCCCTCATGCGGTTCGAAACTCAGGAAGTAA
- a CDS encoding GlxA family transcriptional regulator, protein MFFVIAARRYPSYLVIMKKRMEFYFYQGMVALDVTGPLDVFNAADELLSRNGKEQEGYELIFSASEIGLVPTLSGLNFYADALPGMQEVDTLLVPGGMVAETASTDPANVLAIRRAARRAKRIVSVCSGAFLLAAAGILDGRKATTHWLVTDRLAELYPDIHLEPDAIYVQDGSVATSAGVTAGIDLALAMVEDDYGPALAIEVARLLLLYRKRPGNQSQFSAMLDLQAKASKRFKPLIDWLETHLDQKLTVDQLAEKAHMSPRTFARIFRSETGMSPGRFIEQLRIDRARELLESGAEGLELVARESGFGREERLRRAFQRRLGISPAQYRAHFKTGE, encoded by the coding sequence GTGTTTTTTGTCATTGCCGCCAGGCGTTATCCTTCCTATCTTGTCATCATGAAAAAGCGCATGGAATTCTATTTCTATCAAGGCATGGTGGCTCTTGATGTTACCGGTCCCCTCGACGTCTTTAACGCTGCTGACGAATTGCTATCGCGCAATGGTAAAGAGCAGGAGGGGTACGAACTGATATTTTCTGCCAGTGAGATTGGTCTGGTGCCCACTTTATCTGGGTTGAATTTTTATGCTGATGCTCTTCCAGGAATGCAAGAAGTCGATACGTTGTTGGTGCCTGGAGGGATGGTCGCCGAAACAGCATCCACTGATCCAGCAAATGTTTTGGCTATACGAAGGGCCGCCCGAAGGGCAAAGCGGATAGTGTCTGTTTGCAGTGGTGCTTTCCTACTGGCTGCGGCTGGGATTCTGGATGGGCGAAAAGCCACCACCCATTGGTTGGTGACTGATCGTTTGGCAGAACTCTACCCAGATATCCACTTGGAACCTGATGCCATCTATGTACAGGACGGCAGTGTAGCGACCAGCGCAGGGGTCACAGCTGGGATTGACCTCGCCCTTGCGATGGTGGAGGACGATTATGGCCCGGCATTAGCTATTGAAGTGGCGAGACTGCTGCTTCTTTACAGAAAGCGACCCGGGAATCAGAGCCAGTTCAGTGCCATGCTTGATTTGCAGGCTAAGGCAAGCAAGCGCTTCAAGCCCCTTATCGATTGGCTTGAAACCCACCTGGATCAAAAACTCACAGTGGACCAGTTGGCTGAAAAGGCACACATGAGTCCACGCACTTTTGCACGAATTTTTCGGTCGGAAACAGGAATGAGCCCAGGCCGATTCATCGAGCAGTTGCGAATTGATCGCGCGCGCGAACTGCTCGAATCAGGCGCAGAAGGGCTTGAACTGGTTGCACGCGAATCCGGTTTTGGCCGTGAGGAGCGGTTGCGTCGAGCCTTTCAAAGAAGGCTCGGCATCAGTCCAGCTCAATACAGAGCCCATTTTAAAACAGGAGAATAA
- a CDS encoding DJ-1/PfpI family protein, with protein sequence MTTGLTYGIFIYDQVAELDFVGPLQVFDVSNQLMKGGRVVTIGQDTKPLRGVGGLQMIPDYSFEDAPKLDVLLLPGTAEINEYALGNDKAIDWVREQYEKVNWMTGVCTGGLILQKAGLLKGRKATTHWMLMDSLAKDPEVQELPDMRYVRDGNIVTSQGISAGIDMALWLVGEIHTPDHARLVRKILQYDPAPPYTSEV encoded by the coding sequence ATGACCACAGGTCTTACATACGGGATATTCATTTATGATCAGGTCGCAGAATTGGACTTCGTTGGGCCGCTCCAGGTTTTCGATGTCTCAAACCAACTGATGAAAGGTGGTCGGGTAGTGACTATCGGGCAGGATACGAAACCCCTTAGAGGGGTTGGAGGCTTGCAGATGATCCCTGATTACAGCTTTGAGGATGCTCCCAAACTCGATGTTCTGCTCTTGCCGGGGACCGCCGAAATTAATGAGTACGCTCTTGGCAATGACAAGGCTATCGACTGGGTGCGTGAGCAGTATGAGAAAGTTAATTGGATGACTGGAGTGTGCACAGGCGGCCTTATATTACAAAAGGCGGGCTTGCTTAAAGGACGTAAAGCCACCACGCATTGGATGCTTATGGATTCTCTGGCCAAAGACCCTGAGGTTCAGGAACTGCCCGACATGCGTTATGTCCGCGACGGTAATATCGTAACTTCGCAGGGGATATCTGCAGGCATCGACATGGCCCTATGGCTGGTAGGCGAGATTCACACTCCAGATCACGCACGATTAGTCAGGAAAATCCTTCAGTACGATCCAGCCCCTCCATACACAAGCGAAGTGTAA
- a CDS encoding phenylacetate--CoA ligase family protein: protein MTRKDRTEGIYSRREVLDESERRQYCQLQLKELLSYAYRYSEDVKKRFDRAQFNVDKFRTLNDLKHIPIIKKKELIFLQSMGPRLGGLLTKDLGELQRVFLSPGPIFDPEDRTEDYWGWTEGFYAAGFRSGDLAQITFNYHLAPAGLMFEEPLRNLACAVVPAGPGNTNSQIEIMQKLRVTGYVGTPSYLMHLAQKAEEMGLSLRKDLFLEVLFVTGEKFSEKMRSTLEKKFDCIMRQGYGTADVGCIGYECFHKDGLHLSNRAFVEICHPDTGIPLKDGEVGEIVVTAFNKTYPLIRLATGDLGYLDRSPCSCGRTSPRLGGIVGRVDTTARIKGMFVYPHQVEQVMARFEEIKRWQIEVTNPGGIDEMILSIEAGQFSQEDELLHLFREKIKLRPVLKVLAPGTLPPQIRPIEDKRTWD, encoded by the coding sequence ATGACCAGAAAAGATCGCACAGAGGGGATTTACTCCCGTCGCGAAGTTCTTGATGAGTCCGAACGCAGACAGTATTGCCAGCTTCAGTTGAAAGAGCTGCTCTCTTATGCGTATCGGTATTCTGAGGACGTAAAAAAGCGCTTTGACCGCGCTCAGTTCAATGTGGACAAATTCCGCACGTTGAACGACCTCAAACATATCCCTATCATTAAAAAGAAGGAACTCATCTTCCTGCAGTCCATGGGGCCCCGTCTTGGCGGGCTGCTGACCAAGGACCTTGGTGAGCTGCAGCGTGTCTTCCTTTCTCCCGGACCGATTTTCGATCCCGAAGATCGTACCGAGGATTACTGGGGCTGGACCGAAGGCTTCTACGCCGCCGGATTCCGTTCCGGCGATCTGGCGCAGATCACCTTCAACTATCACCTCGCTCCGGCAGGTCTGATGTTCGAAGAGCCGCTCCGTAACCTGGCTTGTGCCGTGGTTCCGGCCGGACCGGGCAACACCAACTCCCAGATCGAGATCATGCAGAAGCTGCGCGTCACCGGCTATGTCGGTACCCCCAGCTATCTGATGCACCTCGCGCAGAAGGCCGAGGAAATGGGCCTGTCCCTGCGTAAGGACCTCTTCCTTGAGGTGCTCTTCGTCACCGGCGAAAAATTCTCCGAGAAGATGCGCTCCACGCTGGAAAAGAAGTTCGACTGCATCATGCGTCAGGGCTACGGTACAGCCGACGTCGGTTGCATCGGTTACGAGTGCTTCCACAAGGACGGCCTGCACCTGTCCAACCGCGCTTTTGTCGAAATCTGCCACCCTGACACCGGTATCCCCCTCAAGGACGGCGAAGTCGGTGAAATCGTTGTGACGGCTTTTAACAAGACGTACCCGCTCATTCGCCTGGCAACCGGTGATCTGGGCTACCTGGATCGCTCTCCCTGCTCCTGCGGCCGTACCTCCCCGCGCCTTGGCGGCATCGTCGGACGCGTGGACACCACCGCTCGCATCAAGGGTATGTTCGTGTACCCGCATCAGGTCGAGCAGGTCATGGCCCGTTTCGAGGAAATCAAGCGCTGGCAGATCGAAGTCACCAACCCCGGCGGCATCGACGAGATGATCCTCTCCATCGAGGCCGGTCAGTTCAGCCAGGAAGACGAACTGCTGCACCTCTTCCGTGAGAAGATCAAGCTGCGCCCCGTGCTCAAGGTTCTGGCTCCCGGAACCCTGCCGCCGCAAATCCGTCCCATCGAGGACAAGCGCACCTGGGACTAA
- the murI gene encoding glutamate racemase: MSENISLPIGMFDSGVGGLTVLKALRERLPCEDVLYLGDTARLPYGTKSSQTVSRYAVQCSAELVKRGIKLLVVACNTASAVAVQALSDAYPHIPVIGVVQPGAQAACNATSNQAIAVIATESTIAGGAYQRAIHSINPQARIIGHPCPLFVSLAEEGWVDGPITEAVAARYLDPIFKPASGVAEPVIPDTLVLGCTHFPLLAPAIRNVVNHDTTIVDSAATTAETVYNKLQQQNLQQAEGECGSAHYLTTDDAARFARTGTRFLGTAISESEVELVDL, encoded by the coding sequence ATGTCTGAAAACATTTCACTTCCCATCGGAATGTTCGATTCCGGTGTCGGTGGCCTGACCGTTCTGAAAGCACTGAGAGAGCGACTGCCTTGCGAGGATGTCCTCTACCTCGGCGACACGGCGCGCCTTCCTTACGGGACAAAATCCTCTCAAACAGTCTCCAGATATGCAGTGCAGTGTAGTGCGGAACTGGTCAAACGAGGAATCAAGCTTCTGGTGGTGGCGTGCAACACAGCATCGGCCGTAGCAGTGCAGGCTCTCTCCGATGCCTACCCGCACATTCCGGTCATTGGTGTGGTCCAGCCCGGAGCGCAGGCAGCATGCAATGCCACCTCCAACCAGGCTATTGCGGTCATTGCCACGGAATCCACCATTGCAGGCGGCGCCTACCAGCGAGCCATCCATTCCATCAATCCGCAGGCACGCATTATCGGGCACCCCTGCCCTCTTTTCGTATCACTGGCCGAAGAAGGATGGGTGGATGGCCCCATCACCGAAGCAGTGGCCGCACGGTACCTCGATCCCATCTTCAAGCCCGCCTCCGGCGTGGCAGAACCGGTCATCCCCGACACGCTGGTCCTCGGCTGCACCCATTTCCCCCTGCTGGCCCCGGCCATACGCAATGTCGTCAATCATGACACGACCATCGTGGACTCCGCAGCAACCACCGCCGAAACCGTCTACAACAAACTCCAACAACAGAATTTGCAACAAGCTGAAGGTGAATGCGGATCAGCTCATTATCTGACAACAGACGATGCCGCTCGATTCGCCCGAACCGGCACACGTTTTCTCGGCACAGCCATCAGTGAGAGTGAAGTGGAATTGGTGGATCTGTAG
- a CDS encoding EAL and HDOD domain-containing protein has protein sequence METPSHYQTLFVARQPVLRPDEIIWGYELLFRSSDKNFADIIDDSEATSSIIADGMTLAMESMHGIKRVLINFPEKMLLDGTAYALPKNNCIIEILEDVRPSPEILEALRNLKESGYILAVDDYFGQPELQPFLDLADIVKVDILEFDGNLERIAQTIDPLRKAKKHLLAEKVENKAVFNDLKDLGFSLYQGFFFAQPEIIPGRKLSSNETSKLRLLSELSNKEFEPKRLSEILQSDPHLSYRLLRYINSVGIGLQNKITSLKRAIDLMGLLQTKQWLRTALMADLSTSGNTSELAFRAVHRAKFLESICSIKTQGECKPDILFTTGLFSMLDAMLGIEMTDVLQQLPLDKDIIEALTGEGEIRDFLMLSLCYEKGTDNEKALLAEQAGLPVMQLDELYAKAMYWTQKMFHIHTSTPRETTQENV, from the coding sequence ATGGAAACTCCTTCTCATTATCAGACGCTTTTTGTTGCAAGACAGCCTGTACTTCGCCCAGATGAAATCATTTGGGGATATGAATTGCTTTTCCGGAGCAGCGACAAGAATTTCGCCGACATAATTGATGATTCCGAAGCGACCTCGTCCATAATAGCCGATGGCATGACACTGGCCATGGAAAGCATGCACGGAATAAAGCGTGTCCTTATCAACTTTCCCGAAAAAATGCTTCTGGACGGTACGGCCTATGCCCTACCCAAAAACAACTGCATTATAGAAATTCTCGAGGATGTCCGCCCCAGCCCCGAGATCCTTGAAGCCCTGCGAAACCTCAAGGAATCGGGATATATTCTTGCTGTGGATGATTATTTCGGGCAACCGGAGCTGCAACCATTTCTCGACCTGGCTGATATCGTAAAAGTCGATATCCTCGAATTTGATGGAAATTTGGAGCGAATAGCACAAACCATCGACCCGCTCAGAAAAGCCAAAAAACACCTTTTGGCTGAAAAAGTGGAAAACAAGGCGGTCTTCAACGACCTCAAGGATCTGGGGTTTTCTCTGTATCAGGGGTTTTTCTTTGCCCAGCCGGAAATTATCCCCGGACGGAAGCTGTCCTCCAACGAAACCTCAAAGCTCCGGCTGCTGAGTGAGTTATCCAACAAGGAATTTGAGCCCAAACGCCTTTCGGAAATACTTCAGTCCGACCCGCATCTCAGTTATCGTCTGCTTCGATACATCAACTCTGTCGGAATTGGATTGCAAAACAAAATCACATCCCTGAAGCGCGCCATCGACCTGATGGGCCTGCTGCAAACAAAGCAATGGCTGCGCACAGCACTGATGGCGGACCTCAGCACATCGGGAAACACCAGTGAACTGGCCTTCAGAGCCGTACATCGAGCCAAATTTCTCGAGTCCATCTGCTCCATCAAGACACAGGGAGAGTGCAAGCCCGACATATTGTTCACCACCGGCCTCTTTTCCATGCTGGACGCCATGCTGGGCATTGAAATGACTGATGTGCTCCAACAGCTTCCCCTCGACAAGGATATCATCGAAGCCCTGACCGGCGAAGGCGAGATACGGGACTTCCTTATGCTATCGCTATGCTACGAGAAAGGTACAGACAACGAGAAGGCGCTATTGGCGGAACAGGCGGGGCTTCCGGTCATGCAGCTCGATGAATTGTACGCAAAAGCCATGTACTGGACCCAAAAGATGTTTCACATTCACACATCGACTCCACGGGAAACAACTCAAGAGAATGTCTAA
- a CDS encoding HD domain-containing protein — MNDKKLYDFVDPTDAECVIRDIEISLSLFLPDFQDPLFRLVFTDVRNLFCGEYPGYKASNTKYHDFEHTCAVTLATGRLICGAMAEGHAFDRLTVLKGLLAAIFHDVGLIQTADDEGGTGAKHMVGHEERSIQFMLSNLGDSLPEEDLEDIAQCIHCTSLDCQVNTVPFRSPEMRMIGQCVGAGDLLAQLADRYYLEKLILLFQEFEEAGIPGYDTPYDLLQKTTTFYRDVAQKRLKEALGQADMFMISYFRSRWSVEKDFYREAIDRNLEFLETILNSCGDDIDCFTNALRRNNLSAYTE; from the coding sequence ATGAACGACAAAAAACTCTACGATTTCGTCGACCCCACAGACGCTGAATGCGTTATCCGTGACATAGAGATATCTCTGTCCCTGTTTCTTCCCGATTTTCAGGATCCCCTGTTTCGACTCGTCTTTACTGATGTCAGGAATCTCTTTTGTGGCGAATATCCCGGATACAAGGCAAGCAATACCAAATACCACGACTTCGAACACACGTGCGCCGTGACTCTGGCCACAGGCCGCCTTATTTGCGGTGCAATGGCCGAAGGACATGCATTCGACCGGCTCACGGTACTCAAGGGACTGTTGGCGGCCATCTTTCATGATGTCGGACTCATTCAGACAGCTGACGATGAGGGCGGGACCGGTGCAAAACACATGGTCGGTCACGAGGAACGATCCATACAGTTCATGTTAAGCAACCTTGGCGACAGCCTTCCGGAGGAAGACCTTGAGGACATCGCCCAGTGCATCCATTGCACGTCCCTTGACTGCCAAGTAAACACAGTGCCTTTTCGCTCCCCTGAAATGCGCATGATAGGGCAATGCGTCGGCGCCGGAGACCTGCTGGCACAGCTGGCCGATCGATACTATCTTGAGAAATTGATCCTGCTCTTTCAGGAGTTCGAGGAAGCCGGCATCCCAGGCTACGACACCCCCTATGATTTGCTGCAGAAAACGACGACTTTTTATCGCGACGTCGCACAAAAGCGACTGAAGGAAGCACTGGGACAGGCGGATATGTTCATGATTTCCTATTTCCGCTCCCGGTGGTCGGTCGAAAAGGATTTCTACCGAGAAGCCATAGACAGGAATCTCGAGTTTCTGGAAACCATCCTCAACAGTTGTGGTGATGATATAGACTGTTTCACCAACGCGTTACGGCGTAACAACCTCAGCGCATATACAGAGTAG
- a CDS encoding GAF and HD-GYP domain-containing protein, with protein sequence MPDDRESPKDKAPVLTILRNIDEINNLNDVDSILDKILLDSREFANADAGSIFLVEDNHLTFSYVQNDTLFDEQTSQTALYQNFTLPISEQSIVGYVAKTKKSLSIPDAYDISPTLPYAFNKDFDNKSGYRTTSLLTIPLLAQESRLVGVMQLINARDDSGKTVPFSNDDTTYVPLFCNNAAVAIERGIMNRELILRMMRMAELRDPMETGAHVQRVGAFCAEMYGAWAARRGHKPKEIKRQRDNIRLAAMLHDIGKVGIPDAILKKPAKLTPEEYAVMQQHTLLGARLFNNERSNLDAMSKEIILGHHERWDGAGYPGRPAAPATPDNKPIMGEEIPLSARICAVADVFDALASARSYKEAYPEEKCLRILEEKAGSHFDPEIVEIFFEIFDVIKAIQRRFQDT encoded by the coding sequence ATGCCCGACGATCGAGAGAGCCCCAAAGACAAAGCCCCGGTTTTGACGATATTACGCAATATCGACGAAATCAATAACCTCAATGATGTTGACAGTATCCTTGACAAAATACTGCTTGATTCCCGGGAATTCGCCAATGCCGATGCAGGCTCGATTTTTCTGGTCGAAGATAATCATCTGACATTCAGCTATGTTCAGAATGACACACTGTTTGATGAACAGACATCACAAACGGCTCTCTATCAGAATTTCACCCTTCCTATCAGCGAACAATCCATCGTGGGCTATGTGGCAAAGACCAAGAAGAGCCTCAGCATTCCAGATGCGTACGACATCTCCCCCACCCTGCCGTACGCCTTCAACAAGGATTTTGACAACAAATCGGGCTACAGAACAACGTCTTTGCTGACCATCCCCCTGCTGGCACAGGAAAGCCGTCTGGTCGGTGTCATGCAGCTCATCAACGCTCGTGACGACTCAGGAAAGACAGTCCCCTTTTCCAATGATGACACGACCTATGTTCCCCTTTTCTGCAACAATGCCGCAGTAGCCATCGAACGAGGCATCATGAACAGGGAGCTGATCCTGCGAATGATGCGCATGGCAGAATTGCGTGATCCGATGGAAACCGGAGCCCATGTACAACGGGTCGGGGCATTCTGTGCCGAGATGTATGGAGCCTGGGCGGCGCGTCGTGGACACAAGCCCAAGGAAATCAAACGCCAACGGGACAATATCCGGCTCGCCGCCATGCTACACGACATCGGCAAGGTTGGCATTCCTGACGCCATTCTCAAAAAACCCGCCAAACTCACACCGGAAGAGTATGCCGTCATGCAGCAGCACACCCTTTTGGGCGCTCGCCTTTTCAATAACGAGAGAAGCAACTTGGACGCCATGAGCAAGGAGATCATCCTCGGACATCACGAACGATGGGACGGGGCAGGATACCCTGGCCGGCCTGCTGCCCCTGCCACACCAGACAACAAGCCCATCATGGGCGAGGAAATCCCCCTCAGCGCCCGAATTTGCGCTGTAGCGGATGTTTTCGACGCACTCGCCAGTGCCAGGTCCTACAAGGAAGCCTACCCGGAAGAGAAGTGCTTGAGAATTCTCGAAGAAAAAGCCGGTTCCCACTTCGACCCTGAAATAGTGGAAATCTTCTTTGAGATTTTTGACGTCATTAAAGCCATTCAGCGCCGCTTTCAGGACACCTAA
- a CDS encoding SagB/ThcOx family dehydrogenase: MGNVLGRITDYHAETSHQRGKLFGRKLDRSEFPVPFKKYQGLPVFSLPEQPRMPRKHLDLALQPGVQSSKCDINIVSSICRLSCGVSRTRTYADGTVFHYRTVASAGGLYPAELYLALQNIRGIEDGLYHYSPHVHALTQLRRGYAFSILRGNDPIIRGYISSIYHRSSWKYGQRAYRYCLLDAGHLLENSILAGRLFGLPSKADLDFNDRKVNDYLCLDAQYEACLAMVHFVGCSAATEVDESIVQTGDDIRQFSRSAPVAKAPSELLEAHRLTSSFARCPVRPPAPAPEGGISLKPPVIDKRATTAILERRSSRNFVPRSIPAAPLKDIVSFLCLDVPPVCMDAVRVGFLAAEHSEFAPGQYRIHRPSSSYHLVQSGNYMAESARVCLDQQWLSNAAAHFVFTADIESLNKHCGPRAYRYAQLQAGRLGQRIYVAAQAKGLGACGIGAFFDDEAAGLLSLPPGQVLLYLVAVGPVQR; this comes from the coding sequence ATGGGAAATGTTCTTGGACGCATAACCGACTACCATGCTGAAACTTCACACCAGCGGGGGAAACTGTTCGGACGAAAGCTGGACAGGTCCGAATTCCCGGTCCCTTTCAAGAAGTATCAAGGCCTTCCTGTGTTCTCTCTGCCTGAGCAGCCACGTATGCCACGCAAGCATCTGGACTTGGCGTTGCAGCCCGGAGTGCAGTCCTCGAAATGTGACATCAACATCGTTTCATCCATTTGTCGTCTTTCCTGCGGGGTAAGTCGAACACGCACATACGCAGACGGCACCGTGTTTCATTACAGGACCGTTGCTTCCGCCGGCGGCCTGTATCCTGCCGAGCTGTATCTGGCCCTGCAAAACATACGTGGAATCGAGGATGGCCTGTATCACTATTCACCGCATGTCCATGCTTTGACCCAGTTGCGTCGCGGTTATGCCTTCAGCATTCTTCGTGGGAACGATCCGATTATCCGCGGTTACATTTCTTCCATATACCATCGGAGCAGTTGGAAGTATGGGCAGCGGGCCTATCGCTACTGCCTGCTTGATGCCGGTCATCTGCTGGAGAACAGCATACTGGCGGGCCGACTGTTTGGTCTGCCATCCAAGGCCGATCTTGATTTCAACGACAGAAAGGTCAACGACTACCTTTGTCTGGATGCGCAATATGAAGCGTGCCTGGCCATGGTTCACTTTGTGGGGTGCAGTGCCGCGACAGAGGTAGATGAATCCATCGTGCAGACAGGTGATGATATAAGACAGTTCAGTCGATCGGCCCCTGTTGCCAAAGCTCCCAGCGAATTGCTCGAAGCGCATCGTTTGACATCGAGCTTTGCCCGGTGTCCGGTCAGGCCACCTGCTCCCGCTCCAGAGGGCGGGATCAGCCTCAAGCCGCCTGTAATCGACAAGCGGGCGACCACCGCTATCCTTGAGCGTCGATCAAGCCGCAACTTCGTTCCCCGCTCTATTCCCGCGGCTCCTCTCAAGGATATCGTTTCCTTTCTGTGCCTCGATGTCCCGCCGGTATGCATGGATGCCGTTCGTGTGGGGTTTCTGGCTGCCGAGCACAGCGAGTTTGCGCCTGGGCAATACCGCATCCATCGACCGAGTAGCTCCTACCATCTCGTTCAATCGGGCAATTATATGGCAGAATCAGCCAGGGTGTGTCTTGATCAGCAGTGGTTGAGCAATGCCGCCGCACACTTTGTTTTTACAGCGGATATTGAAAGCCTGAACAAGCACTGCGGACCGCGGGCCTATCGTTATGCCCAGCTTCAGGCTGGCAGGCTCGGACAGCGGATTTATGTGGCAGCACAAGCGAAAGGGCTGGGAGCCTGTGGCATAGGGGCATTCTTTGATGACGAGGCTGCGGGGCTCTTGTCGCTACCACCTGGGCAGGTGTTGTTGTACTTGGTTGCAGTCGGCCCGGTTCAGCGCTGA